Proteins from one Dromiciops gliroides isolate mDroGli1 chromosome 6, mDroGli1.pri, whole genome shotgun sequence genomic window:
- the EIF4G2 gene encoding eukaryotic translation initiation factor 4 gamma 2, which translates to MLGNIKFIGELGKLDLIHESILHKCIKTLLEKKKRVQLKDMGEDLECLCQIMRTVGPRLDHERAKSLMDQYFARMCSLMLSKELPARIRFLLQDTVELREHNWVPRKAFLDNGPKTINQIRQDAVKDLGVFIPAPMAQGMRSDFFLEGPFMPPRMKLDRDPLGGLADMFGQMPGSGIGTGPGVIQDRFSPTMGRHRSNQLFNGHGGHIMPPTQSQFGEMGGKFMKSQGLSQLYHNQSQGLLSQLQGQSKDMPPRFSKKGQLNADEISLRPAQSFLMNKNQVPKLQPQITMIPPSAQPPRTQTPPLGQTPQLGLKTNPPLIQEKPAKISKKPPPSKEELLKLTEAVVTEYLNSGNANDAVNGVREMRAPKHFLPEMLSKVIIQSLDRTDEDKEKASALISLLKQEGIATSDNFMQAFLNVLDQCPKLEVDIPLVKSYLAQFAARAIISELVSISELAQPLESGTHFPLFLLCLQQLAKLQDREWLTELFQQSKVNMQKMLPEIDQNKDRMLEILEGKGLSFLFPLLKLEKELLKQIKLDPSPQTIYKWIKDNISPKLHVDKGFVNILMTSFLQYISSEVSPPSEETDSSSAPSKEQLEQEKQLLLSFKPVMQKFLHDHVDLQVSALYALQVHCYNNNFPKGMLLRFFVHFYDMEIIEEEAFLAWKEDITQEFPGKGKALFQVNQWLTWLETAEEEESEEEAD; encoded by the exons ATGTTGGGGAACATCAAATTCATTGGAGAACTTGGCAAGCTTGATCTTATTCATGAATCTATCCTTCATAAGTGCATCAAAACA CTTttggaaaagaagaagagagtacAACTCAAAGATATGGGAGAGGATTTGGAGTGCCTCTGTCAGATAATGAGGACAGTGGGGCCTAGGTTAGACCATGAAAGAGCCAAG tcCTTAATGGATCAGTATTTTGCCCGAATGTGTTCCTTAATGCTAAGTAAGGAATTGCCAGCAAGGATTCGTTTCCTGCTGCAG gatACTGTGGAGTTGCGAGAACACAATTGGGTTCCTCGCAAAGCTTTTCTTGACAATGGACCAAAGACGATCAATCAAATCCGTCAAGATGCAGTAAAA gATCTAGGAGTTTTTATTCCTGCTCCTATGGCTCAAGGGATGAGAAGTGACTTTTTCCTGGAGGGACCGTTTATGCCACCCAGGATGAAACTTGACAGGGACCCACTTGGAGGACTTGCTGATATGTTTGGACAAATGCCAG GAAGCGGAATTGGTACTGGTCCAGGAGTTATCCAGGATAGATTTTCACCCACCATGGGACGTCATCGATCAAATCAACTCTTCAATGGCCATGGGGGTCATATCATGCCTCCTACACAATCCCAGTTTGGAGAGATGGGAGGCAAGTTTATGAAAAGCCAG GGGCTAAGCCAGCTCTACCATAACCAGAGTCAGGGACTCTTATCCCAGCTGCAAGGACAGTCGAAGGATATGCCACCTCGGTTTTCTAAGAAAGGACAGCTTAATGCAGATGAG ATTAGTCTGAGGCCTGCTCAATCTTTCCTAATGAATAAAAATCAAGTGCCAAAGCTTCAGCCCCAGATAACTATGATTCCTCCCAGTGCACAACCACCACGCACTCAAACGCCACCTCTGGGACAG ACTCCTCAGCTTGGCCTCAAAACTAATCCACCACTTATTCAAGAGAAGCCTGCCAAGATCAGTAAAAAGCCTCCACCATCAAAAGAAGAACTGCTCAAACTAACT GAAGCTGTGGTGACAGAGTATCTGAATAGTGGGAATGCAAATGATGCTGTCAATGGTGTACGGGAAATGAGGGCCCCCAAACACTTTCTTCCAGAGATGTTAAGCAAAGTAATCATCCAATCACTAGACAGGACtgatgaagacaaagaaaaagccagCGCTTTGATCAGCTTACTTAAACAGGAAGGAATAGCCACTAGTGACAACTTCATGCAG gCTTTCCTGAATGTATTGGATCAGTGCCCAAAACTTGAGGTAGACATCCCTTTGGTGAAATCCTATTTAGCGCAGTTTGCAGCCCGGGCCATCATTTCAGAGTTGGTGAGCATTTCAGAGCTAGCTCAACCACTGGAAAGCGGCACCCACTTCCCTCTCTTCTTACTTTGCCTTCAACAATTAGCTAAGTTGCAAGATCGTGAATGGTTAACAGAACTTTTCCAGCAAAGCAAAGTCAATATGCAGAAAATGCTTCCAG AAATCGATCAGAATAAGGATCGAATGTTGGAGATTTTGGAGGGAAAGGGACTTAGTTTCTTGTTCCCACTTCTCAAATTGGAGAAGGAACTGTTGAAGCAAATAAAGTTGGATCCATCCCCTCAAACCATATATAAATGGATTAAAGACAACATTTCTCCCAAACTTCATGTAGACAAGGGATTTGTGAACATTTTAATGACTAG CTTCTTGCAGTATATCTCTAGTGAAGTAAGCCCACCCAGTGAGGAAACAGATTCTTCCTCTGCTCCTTCCAAAGAGCAGTTGGAGCAGGAAAAACAGCTGCTTCTCTCTTTCAAGCCAGTAATGCAGAAGTTTCTTCATGATCACGTCGACCTACAAGTTAGTGCCCTGTATGCTCTTCAGGTGCACTGCTACAATAACAACTTTCCAAAAG GCATGTTACTGCGCTTCTTTGTTCATTTCTATGATATGGAAATAATTGAAGAGGAAGCTTTCCTGGCATGGAAAGAGGATATAACCCAAGAGTTTCCAGGGAAGGGCAAGGCTTTATTCCAG